CCGCCCTGTCCGGAAAATTTGGAGATATAATAGATGTCAATCCCATTCTTTTGTTGCACAATCCCGTTATCATCTTTCAACGGCACAATATATTTCCAGCGTACATCTTCCGGGTGTGCAGCCATTGTATCTCTCAGCGAGGCGGATGCATATTCTTCACCCCAGCCGGAATTACCATCGGAAAAGATCATGGAAGCAATGGAACCAAATTTATGGTAGTCTTCCACCTCTGTAAAAGCCACGCAAAAAATAGTTTCGCTACCGTTTATAGCATTCGCAAATAAAGTGGGATAGGTAGCGGCAGTGGTTAAGGTAAAACGACCGGCATTAATCACTTTATTGGAATAATAAATGGTACTGTCATTTTTGCCTTCGTATAAATAAGCCCTGGACAACAGCGCCCAGGCGGCTTCCTGCGACGCATACTGGGCACCTCTTTGCTGGTTCATCAGGGCGGCGCCCTTTTCTGCATCTGCTACTATCTGCGCATATACATCTGATACGGTAGCCCGCTCTTTTTGCGGTGCATCACCGGTGGAAGTACGCAAAATAATGCCGGGTCCGGCCGGATTTTGTGTATATGGCATTGCAAACAGCTTCACCAGGTTGAAATGACTGAAAGCCCGCAGAAAATAACATTCGCCCAACATCTGCTGCGTAGCTGCGTCGGGGTTAGTTACTTTCTCCACTGCTTCTATCACTGTATTTACATCGTTAATGATCTTATAAGAGATATACCAGAAATAACGTGTATTCGTTTGCGTGGGAGAATGACCAAGTGAGAAACTGTAAAACAAAGGATCCTCTGTTGTTTGTCCACATACAATATCATCACTCGCAAAATCCGACAACTGGAAATACTGGCGCAGGTACATATTATTATCATCTGTTGTACCATTAAACGTTACATGATCTTTCAACAGGGAATAAGCGCCGTTTACTGCATTCCTCAATCCTTCGGGGCTACTGGTAATCGTTTCAGTCGTCAGCGCATCCGTGGGATTTACATCCTTCATGCAGCCCGTCTGCCAAAGCAGCAGTGGTAGTAATATCAATATTATTATAGCTGATTTCATTATAGTAGTATTGAATTAAAATCTGAAATTAATGTTGAACAGGTACTGGCGGTTATTCGGATATTTAAAATCCGACACGCCGGGCATCACAAAAGAGCCGGGTGTAATAGTTGTTTGCGGGTCCTGTCCCAGGAAATTGGTAAACGTATGTACATTGTCTGCCGTAAAACCTACCGTGATGCCATCCAGCCGCAGCTTTTGCACCAACGATACCGGCAACTCATAACTCAAACTGATATTACGGAGTGATAAGAAGCTGCCATCCTTTAAGAAACGGGTGGACGTCTGGGTGGAATTCGCAGAATTCTGTGGACTAGGTTCTGTGGCGTCATCTCCGGGCTGGGACCAGGTTTTGGAGCCAGCAGGTAATTTCACCTGGTTATAATAAGGTTCATTACCATCGTTTTCTACGAAGCGTAAGTTGTTACTGTAAATTTTATTGCCGGAAAGGAAGTATACATTCACACCTAAAGTCACACCTTTGTACCGGAAGCTGTTTGTCATCCCGCCCTGGAATTTCGGCAGTGCTGATCCTACTTCCTGGTAGGTGGCGCTGGCGTAATCAGAGGTAGCGGAACGGTTGCCATCTTTATCCACAACTTCCCATAAAGGCGCACCATTATCTTTATCTACACCCAGCCATTTAGGCATATAAAATTCGTACAGGTTGCCACCATTGCGGTAGATCTGTGAGATGCTCCAGGTAGACTGTGTATTGATGATACTGTTCGGGAATTTTTGCAGCTTGTTGGTATTGAAGTTGATATTAAAATCTGTACTCCATTCAAAAGAACGGCTGCGGA
The Chitinophaga sp. MM2321 DNA segment above includes these coding regions:
- a CDS encoding RagB/SusD family nutrient uptake outer membrane protein; this encodes MKSAIIILILLPLLLWQTGCMKDVNPTDALTTETITSSPEGLRNAVNGAYSLLKDHVTFNGTTDDNNMYLRQYFQLSDFASDDIVCGQTTEDPLFYSFSLGHSPTQTNTRYFWYISYKIINDVNTVIEAVEKVTNPDAATQQMLGECYFLRAFSHFNLVKLFAMPYTQNPAGPGIILRTSTGDAPQKERATVSDVYAQIVADAEKGAALMNQQRGAQYASQEAAWALLSRAYLYEGKNDSTIYYSNKVINAGRFTLTTAATYPTLFANAINGSETIFCVAFTEVEDYHKFGSIASMIFSDGNSGWGEEYASASLRDTMAAHPEDVRWKYIVPLKDDNGIVQQKNGIDIYYISKFSGQGGSPTLSSPILFRLSEMYLNRAEASAKAGQTNAALDDVDLIRSNRGLENALYNKQLPSGKTALDIVLKERRIELAFEGHRTFDVYRNKRPMNRTYWGYHLPGLKQSDINLAVNPAGYAGMIIQPDNTKIIYYIPIDETETNKLCVQNP